In one window of Gouania willdenowi chromosome 8, fGouWil2.1, whole genome shotgun sequence DNA:
- the fn3krp gene encoding ketosamine-3-kinase has translation MCLMRIFNLKFCRRYCATMEAKLKKELGTSMLKPTGHSGGGCISDGQSYDTDNGRMFVKINHKSEAKKMFDGEMASLEALIRTQTVKVPEPVKVIQLDTGGCVFVLKHVDMKGLSKYSKQLGEQLADLHLHNKRLLEKINKEQQTVGKEAGQSEVTPVEKFGFAVTTCCGYLPLENEWQNDWVTFYTQNRLQHQLNMVEQSYGDREARELWSKLQLKIPQFFVDVEVVPALLHGDLWGGNVAECADGPVIFDPASFYGHSEFELSISGMFGGFNDFFYSAYHEKIPKAPGFEKRNQLYQLFHYLNHWNHFGGGYRGSSIRIMKDLLK, from the exons ATGTGTCTAATGCGCATTTTTAACTTGAAATTCTGTAGGAGATACTGTGCAACTATGGAAGCCAAGCTAAAGAAGGAGCTGGGGACAAGCATGCTAAAGCCTACTGGTCATTCTGGAGGTGGATGCATCAGCGATGGACAGAGTTACGACACTGACAACGGGAGAATGTTTGTGAAGATAAACCACAAAAGCGAG GCTAAAAAGATGTTTGACGGAGAGATGGCCAGCTTGGAGGCTCTTATACGGACACAAACAGTGAAAGTCCCTGAGCCTGTGAAGGTGATCCAGCTTGATACTGGAGGATGTGTATTTGTACTGAAACACGTGGACATGAAAGGTTTGAGCAA GTATTCTAAGCAGCTGGGGGAACAACTAGCTGATTTGCATCTTCACAATAAAAGACTGCTGGAAAAAATCAACAAAGAACAGCAGACAGTGG GGAAAGAAGCTGGACAGTCAGAGGTGACTCCCGTGGAGAAGTTTGGCTTTGCTGTAACTACGTGCTGTGGATATCTTCCActg GAAAATGAATGGCAAAACGACTGGGTGACATTCTACACTCAAAACAGGTTGCAGCACCAGCTTAACATGGTGGAGCAATCGTATGGCGATAGAGAGGCTAGAGAGCTGTGGTCCAAGCTACAG CTGAAGATCCCTCAGTTCTTTGTTGATGTGGAGGTGGTCCCTGCACTCCTTCATGGAGACCTATGGGGAGGTAACGTCGCAGAGTGTGCAGATGGTCCCGTCATCTTTGACCCAGCTTCCTTCTACGGTCATTCCGAATTCGAGCTGAGTATTTCTGGGATGTTCGGAGGCTTCAATGACTTTTTTTACTCTGCTTACCATGAAAAGATTCCTAAAGCACCAGGATTTGAGAAGAGAAACCAGCTCTACCAACTCTTCCACTACCTGAACCACTGGAACCACTTTGGTGGTGGTTACAGAGGATCCTCTATAAGAATCATGAAGGACCTATTGAAATAA
- the arl16 gene encoding ADP-ribosylation factor-like protein 16 produces MSSGDSCLLLGATGVGKTLLLKRLQKFSLNNSDELEAPPSTLPTVGTNLTDLTLKKKKVTVRELGGCMGPIWPSYFKDCSSVIFLVDSANIAQISSSCIQLLSVLSAEPLRHASVLIIFNKRDMPCIMSSTEIKSLFRMDDIIASATQPITILEVSARSGDGLGEVMSWLESAVVK; encoded by the exons ATGAGCAGCGGAGACTCGTGTTTACTACTCGGAGCTACTGGTGTCGGAAAGACGCTGTTGCTCAAACGTCTACAAA AGTTTAGTTTGAATAATTCAGATGAGCTGGAGGCTCCTCCTTCTACACTTCCCACT GTTGGCACCAATCTGACAGATCTCACTCTGAAAAAGAAGAAGGTGACTGTGAGAGAGCTGGGAGGGTGCATGGGTCCAATATGGCCAAGCTACTTCAAAGACTGCTCCTCTGTTATT TTCCTGGTAGATTCTGCCAACATTGCTCAGATATCCTCTTCCTGTATCCAGCTGCTGTCTGTTCTCTCTGCTGAGCCACTGCGTCATGCTTCTGtgcttattatttttaacaagaG GGATATGCCTTGCATCATGAGCTCTACTGAGATCAAGTCATTGTTTAGGATGGATGACATCATTGCATCTGCTACTCAGCCAATCACAATACTGGAAGTCAGCGCTCGCTCTGGAGACGGACTTGGAGAGGTGATGAGCTGGCTGGAGTCTGCTGTAGTGAAATGA